From Aristaeella lactis, the proteins below share one genomic window:
- a CDS encoding transketolase, with amino-acid sequence MDIQTLEKYARQVRRDIIIMTAAAGAGHPGGSLSSTEAMVALYFDVMNVDPKDDKNPNRDRFVLSKGHSAPALYGTLCERGFFGREEFDHFRQLHGILQGHPDTKKCPGVDASTGSLGQGISIAVGMALGAKHTGNKCHVYTIIGDGESQEGLVWEASMAAAHYKLDNLTVILDHNGLQIDGTNDEVMSLGDIKAKAVAFGYDVIEVADGNDMKQVVDALHAPACPGKPRYIILNTLKGKGVSFMEGQVGWHGKAPNAEQAAQALKELEG; translated from the coding sequence ATGGATATTCAGACTCTGGAAAAATATGCACGGCAGGTGAGGAGAGATATCATCATCATGACCGCTGCTGCAGGCGCGGGACATCCCGGCGGATCCCTTTCCAGCACGGAAGCAATGGTCGCGCTTTACTTTGATGTAATGAATGTTGATCCCAAGGATGACAAAAACCCCAATCGCGACAGATTCGTCCTCTCCAAAGGACATTCCGCTCCCGCCCTTTACGGCACACTTTGCGAACGCGGCTTTTTCGGCCGTGAGGAGTTTGATCATTTCCGCCAGCTTCATGGTATTCTCCAGGGACATCCGGACACAAAAAAGTGCCCCGGTGTTGATGCGTCAACCGGTTCCCTCGGACAGGGTATCTCCATTGCTGTCGGTATGGCCCTTGGCGCGAAGCATACCGGAAACAAATGCCATGTCTACACGATCATCGGTGACGGTGAAAGCCAGGAAGGCCTCGTATGGGAAGCCAGCATGGCTGCGGCTCATTACAAACTGGACAACCTGACTGTCATCCTGGACCATAACGGTCTTCAGATCGATGGTACAAATGATGAAGTTATGAGCCTTGGCGATATTAAAGCAAAGGCCGTTGCTTTCGGTTATGATGTAATCGAAGTGGCTGACGGAAACGATATGAAGCAGGTTGTGGACGCGCTTCATGCGCCTGCCTGCCCCGGAAAACCCAGGTACATTATCCTCAATACGCTCAAGGGCAAAGGCGTCAGCTTCATGGAAGGCCAGGTGGGCTGGCACGGAAAAGCACCGAACGCTGAACAGGCCGCTCAGGCACTGAAGGAATTGGAGGGCTGA
- the miaA gene encoding tRNA (adenosine(37)-N6)-dimethylallyltransferase MiaA, protein MKDQITCRVLTGPTASGKTDLGIRLALEQGWAVLCMDSMQIYRRMNIGTAKPTAEEMRDVPHYLLDICEPDDEYSVSQYRDDAERLVADLAGKGQEVLFIGGTVLYLQALMHPMGMGLTPANEALRKELGKQAETAEGRIALHERLRRIDEVTAQKLPVNDVRRVIRAIEVWEDTGIPFSQQPRREEHSPFRWKAVSTQMDRALLYERINRRVSDMIRNGLKEEVTSLLEEGVREDAQSMNGLGYKEMIPCIRGEYSLEEAAEKIRTGTRHYAKRQMTFLRREDSITYVRTDMDNAYEQIRSILL, encoded by the coding sequence ATGAAGGATCAGATCACCTGCAGGGTGCTGACAGGACCGACAGCCAGCGGAAAGACAGACCTGGGAATCCGGCTTGCTCTGGAGCAGGGATGGGCTGTTCTGTGTATGGACAGTATGCAGATCTACAGGAGAATGAATATAGGCACAGCCAAACCGACGGCTGAGGAGATGCGGGACGTGCCGCATTATCTGCTTGATATCTGTGAACCTGATGATGAATATTCTGTATCCCAGTACAGGGATGACGCGGAACGGCTGGTTGCTGATCTGGCCGGGAAGGGGCAGGAAGTCCTTTTTATCGGCGGGACTGTTCTGTACCTTCAGGCACTCATGCATCCGATGGGTATGGGCCTTACTCCGGCCAATGAAGCACTTCGGAAAGAACTGGGGAAGCAGGCGGAAACAGCGGAGGGCAGAATCGCTCTGCATGAAAGACTGAGACGTATTGATGAAGTGACCGCGCAAAAACTGCCTGTCAATGATGTCAGACGGGTTATCCGTGCCATAGAAGTGTGGGAAGATACCGGCATTCCGTTTTCGCAGCAGCCCAGGCGTGAAGAACACAGCCCGTTCCGGTGGAAAGCGGTCTCCACACAGATGGACAGGGCTCTTTTGTATGAAAGGATCAACAGGCGCGTATCGGATATGATCCGGAACGGCCTGAAAGAAGAAGTAACCTCGCTGCTGGAGGAAGGCGTGCGTGAAGACGCGCAAAGTATGAACGGGCTGGGATATAAGGAAATGATCCCCTGCATTCGCGGCGAATACAGCCTGGAGGAAGCGGCAGAAAAAATCCGGACGGGGACAAGGCATTATGCGAAAAGGCAGATGACTTTTCTTCGCAGGGAAGACAGTATAACCTATGTGAGAACGGACATGGATAACGCTTATGAGCAGATCAGAAGCATCCTGCTGTGA
- a CDS encoding aminotransferase class I/II-fold pyridoxal phosphate-dependent enzyme, translating to MKDIKNLIQEAEEALKTAFEEIDKNEEARTRQILDIFRNEGVSYRHFAPTTGYGYDDIGRDTLERIYAAVFHTEAALMRPHVASGTAALSLTLFGMTRPGEKIISATGMPYDTLLGVIGTGEGSQPGSLKEMGVDFECVELKDGEIDAEAVERAITPNTSLVIAQRSRGYAWRPSLFPEQFADLADMIHSRHPGVALMVDNCYGEFVCGKEPTDYGADLCVGSLIKNPGGGIAPTGGYVAGKKDMVDRIAGRLTAPGLGRELGSYAASYRPFYQGLFMAPHTVAQALKTALLASRLFENLGMESSPSSAERRADIIQAIKMQSPERLVAFCQGIQTASPVDSMAMPEPWDMPGYDDQVVMAAGTFVAGASIELSADGPIRPPYTAFMQGGLTYTHGKIALAEALKRMISTGALKVP from the coding sequence ATGAAAGATATCAAAAACCTGATTCAGGAAGCGGAGGAAGCACTGAAAACTGCTTTCGAAGAGATAGACAAAAATGAAGAAGCCAGAACCCGGCAGATTCTGGATATCTTCCGGAATGAAGGAGTGAGCTACAGGCATTTTGCTCCTACCACCGGATACGGATATGATGATATCGGCAGGGATACGCTTGAAAGGATTTACGCAGCCGTTTTCCATACAGAAGCCGCGCTGATGAGGCCGCATGTTGCCAGCGGTACCGCGGCGCTGAGCCTGACCCTGTTCGGAATGACCAGACCGGGAGAAAAGATCATCAGCGCGACAGGCATGCCTTATGATACGCTTCTTGGGGTGATCGGCACAGGAGAGGGTTCGCAGCCGGGTTCCCTGAAGGAAATGGGTGTGGATTTCGAATGCGTTGAACTGAAAGACGGCGAAATCGATGCTGAGGCAGTGGAACGGGCCATTACACCCAACACTTCGCTGGTCATCGCACAGAGAAGCCGGGGTTATGCCTGGAGGCCCAGCCTGTTTCCGGAACAGTTTGCCGATCTGGCGGATATGATTCACAGCAGGCATCCCGGTGTTGCCCTGATGGTTGACAACTGTTACGGAGAGTTTGTCTGCGGCAAAGAGCCGACGGATTACGGTGCTGACCTTTGCGTCGGCAGCCTGATCAAGAATCCGGGCGGCGGTATTGCTCCCACAGGCGGATATGTTGCCGGAAAGAAAGACATGGTGGATCGGATTGCGGGGCGTCTGACGGCTCCCGGACTGGGAAGGGAACTTGGTTCCTATGCGGCGTCGTATCGTCCGTTTTACCAGGGACTGTTCATGGCACCGCACACAGTAGCCCAGGCGCTGAAGACAGCATTGCTGGCATCCAGGCTGTTTGAGAATCTGGGTATGGAGTCTTCACCCTCTTCCGCAGAACGCCGTGCGGATATTATCCAGGCCATCAAAATGCAGTCTCCGGAGAGGCTTGTCGCGTTCTGCCAGGGAATTCAGACAGCCAGCCCGGTGGACAGTATGGCTATGCCGGAACCATGGGACATGCCCGGATATGATGATCAGGTTGTCATGGCGGCCGGAACATTTGTGGCCGGCGCCAGCATAGAACTGAGCGCGGACGGCCCCATAAGGCCTCCTTATACAGCGTTTATGCAGGGCGGCCTGACCTATACGCACGGGAAAATTGCCCTTGCGGAAGCACTGAAAAGAATGATCAGCACCGGTGCGCTAAAAGTACCGTAA
- the mutS gene encoding DNA mismatch repair protein MutS has product MALSPMMQQYLRIHDQYADCLLLFRLGDFYELFFEDAKTASRELELTLTGKDCGLEERAPMCGVPYHSVNTYIEKLISKGYKVAICEQMEDPALAKGLVERDVVRVITAGTVTDPTMLEDKANNYLMCIFLDGKKTGIAYTDVSTGEFYVMEPEMNLLRAQIARVNPMEVICNDPPQLTAITGDHVRGLSGQPQTWFQRRNAEEMLCDHFHLTQLTSLGLTDRKEAACAAGALLRYLHETQKNSLEHIRTLRFAENGKTMLLDQNTRRNLELTESLRGDRRKGTLLGLLDKTSTAMGGRLLRSWVEQPLLDQKEINQRLDAVAELVSDRILGMTLSEELEGVYDLERLMNKVAYRNVNARDCLALCASLKRIPGLRKLLENASCSELVRIREELNPLEDMTDLLERAIHPDAPVVITEGGIIREGYSAILDEYREAQTNGKQWILDLEAKEREDTGIRNLRIQYNKVFGYYIEVTKSFLHLVPERYIRKQTLTNAERYMTPELKEVEQKIIGAQEQSVRLELQLFTEIRDSIAERIGSIQQTAFAVKKLDAYQSLSRIASENHYVRPVMTEDGSLSITEGRHPVVEQNMKDGEFIPNDTVLDCDENRMMIITGPNMAGKSTYMRQVALICLMAQIGSFVPAKEACLPVCDRIFTRVGASDDLASGQSTFMVEMSETAHILRNATRNSLIILDEIGRGTSTFDGLSIAWAVVEYIADKERIGAKTLFATHYHELSELEGHLEGVKNFCISVKEHGEDVIFLRKIVRGGADKSFGVHVARLAGVPHPVIVRAHEIQARLEVSDINQNTIGQNILGEESVLRKNEQMDLFEYKKDEIIQELQQIDVMAITPMDAMNTLFLLREKARKL; this is encoded by the coding sequence ATGGCACTTTCACCCATGATGCAGCAGTATCTTCGCATACATGATCAATACGCGGACTGCCTGCTGCTCTTCCGCCTGGGAGATTTTTACGAACTTTTCTTCGAAGACGCCAAAACAGCTTCCAGGGAACTTGAACTGACACTTACAGGAAAAGACTGCGGACTGGAGGAACGCGCGCCCATGTGCGGTGTTCCGTACCATTCCGTCAATACCTATATTGAAAAACTGATATCCAAGGGATATAAGGTTGCCATCTGCGAACAGATGGAGGATCCTGCACTGGCCAAAGGGCTTGTTGAACGGGATGTGGTCCGGGTGATCACGGCCGGAACGGTGACAGACCCGACTATGCTTGAGGATAAGGCGAACAACTACCTGATGTGTATTTTCCTGGACGGGAAGAAAACAGGGATTGCCTACACAGATGTATCCACGGGCGAATTTTATGTGATGGAGCCCGAGATGAACCTGCTCCGGGCACAGATCGCACGGGTCAACCCTATGGAGGTGATCTGCAACGACCCTCCGCAGCTGACGGCGATCACAGGAGATCATGTGCGCGGCCTGAGCGGACAGCCCCAGACATGGTTCCAGCGCCGCAATGCCGAAGAGATGCTCTGTGATCATTTTCACCTGACGCAGCTTACTTCACTCGGGCTCACAGACAGGAAGGAAGCCGCGTGCGCCGCGGGAGCGCTGCTACGGTATCTTCATGAAACACAGAAAAACAGCCTGGAGCATATCAGGACACTCCGTTTTGCGGAAAACGGAAAGACTATGCTCCTGGACCAGAATACGCGGAGGAACCTGGAACTGACAGAAAGCCTGAGGGGCGACCGCAGGAAAGGCACCCTGCTTGGATTGCTTGACAAAACAAGCACAGCGATGGGCGGCCGACTTCTGCGGAGCTGGGTGGAACAGCCGCTTCTGGATCAGAAAGAGATCAACCAGCGGCTGGATGCTGTAGCTGAACTGGTCAGTGACAGGATCCTTGGCATGACGCTTTCCGAGGAACTGGAAGGGGTTTATGACCTGGAAAGGCTGATGAATAAAGTCGCGTACCGCAACGTGAACGCAAGAGACTGCCTTGCGCTTTGCGCGAGCCTCAAACGGATTCCGGGCCTCCGTAAGCTTCTCGAAAACGCGTCCTGTTCTGAACTGGTCAGGATCCGGGAAGAACTGAATCCCCTGGAAGACATGACGGATCTGCTGGAACGTGCCATCCATCCTGACGCGCCCGTCGTAATAACAGAGGGAGGCATTATCAGGGAAGGTTATTCAGCCATACTGGATGAATACCGCGAAGCCCAGACGAACGGAAAACAGTGGATCCTGGACCTGGAAGCAAAAGAGAGGGAAGATACGGGCATCCGGAACCTCAGGATTCAATACAATAAAGTATTCGGCTATTATATTGAGGTGACCAAAAGCTTCCTTCACCTTGTTCCTGAAAGGTATATCAGGAAACAGACCCTGACAAATGCCGAACGCTACATGACACCTGAGCTGAAAGAAGTGGAGCAGAAGATTATCGGAGCGCAGGAACAGAGCGTACGGCTTGAACTTCAGCTTTTCACGGAGATCAGGGACAGCATCGCTGAAAGGATCGGCAGTATTCAGCAGACAGCTTTCGCGGTCAAAAAACTGGATGCGTATCAAAGCCTCAGCAGGATTGCTTCTGAAAACCATTATGTAAGGCCTGTCATGACAGAAGACGGATCCCTTTCCATCACAGAGGGACGGCATCCTGTTGTGGAACAGAACATGAAAGACGGCGAGTTTATCCCCAACGATACCGTGCTGGATTGCGATGAAAACCGGATGATGATCATCACCGGCCCCAATATGGCAGGTAAAAGTACATACATGAGACAGGTTGCCCTGATCTGCCTGATGGCGCAGATCGGCAGCTTTGTCCCGGCCAAAGAAGCATGCCTGCCGGTCTGCGACCGGATTTTCACCAGGGTCGGCGCCAGCGATGACCTGGCAAGCGGGCAGAGCACATTCATGGTGGAAATGAGCGAAACAGCCCATATACTGAGGAACGCGACACGAAACAGCCTGATCATCCTGGACGAAATCGGCAGGGGCACAAGCACTTTTGACGGATTGTCCATAGCCTGGGCTGTTGTTGAGTACATCGCGGACAAGGAAAGAATCGGCGCGAAAACGCTGTTTGCCACGCATTATCATGAACTGAGCGAACTGGAAGGCCATCTGGAAGGGGTCAAGAACTTCTGCATTTCCGTGAAGGAACACGGAGAAGATGTGATTTTCCTCCGGAAGATTGTCCGGGGAGGAGCCGATAAGAGCTTTGGCGTACATGTGGCAAGGCTGGCAGGAGTTCCTCATCCGGTCATTGTACGGGCACATGAAATACAGGCCAGGCTTGAAGTCAGCGATATCAACCAGAATACCATCGGGCAGAATATTCTCGGCGAGGAGTCTGTACTGAGAAAAAATGAACAGATGGATCTGTTTGAGTATAAAAAGGATGAGATCATACAGGAACTGCAGCAGATTGATGTAATGGCGATTACGCCTATGGACGCGATGAACACACTGTTCCTGCTGAGAGAAAAAGCAAGGAAGCTTTAA
- a CDS encoding transketolase family protein gives MEKKAVRVAYGEALVKLGEENEKVVVLDADLAGATMTNGFKKAYPNRFYDCGIAEANMVDVAAGMSTMGLIPFCSTFAVFAGRNYDQIRNGVCYPKFNVKFGFSHAGITLGEDGGSHQAIEDIALMRVLPGMTVFVPSDANECYQCVEAAAKIEGPVYIRTARLATPVYDPRPFTVGKGVVIRDGSDCAIFTCGIMLEHVIEAADILAEKGVNAAVVSFHTLKPFDEELALQYTAKCRKVFTVEEHSVIGGLGDAVASAIIGNGVEKFLKIGINDVFGQSGKPADLLREYELTGPQIAEKILKNL, from the coding sequence ATGGAAAAGAAAGCAGTACGTGTTGCCTATGGTGAGGCCCTTGTCAAACTGGGCGAAGAAAATGAAAAGGTTGTTGTGCTTGATGCTGACCTTGCCGGCGCAACCATGACAAACGGTTTTAAGAAAGCTTACCCGAACCGGTTTTATGACTGCGGTATTGCGGAAGCCAATATGGTTGATGTTGCCGCCGGTATGAGTACCATGGGACTGATCCCGTTCTGTTCCACCTTTGCGGTGTTCGCCGGCCGCAACTACGATCAGATCCGTAACGGCGTCTGCTATCCCAAATTCAATGTCAAGTTCGGATTCAGCCATGCCGGAATCACACTTGGTGAAGACGGCGGAAGCCACCAGGCCATTGAAGATATCGCGCTGATGCGTGTTCTTCCCGGTATGACAGTCTTCGTCCCCTCTGATGCCAACGAGTGCTATCAGTGCGTTGAAGCTGCCGCGAAGATCGAAGGACCGGTTTACATCCGTACCGCCCGTCTGGCGACTCCCGTTTATGATCCCAGGCCCTTTACCGTTGGCAAAGGCGTCGTGATCCGTGACGGCAGCGACTGCGCGATTTTTACTTGCGGAATCATGCTCGAGCACGTGATTGAAGCCGCGGATATCCTTGCTGAAAAAGGCGTGAATGCGGCTGTTGTTTCATTCCATACACTGAAGCCTTTCGACGAGGAACTGGCACTGCAGTACACGGCCAAGTGCAGAAAGGTATTTACGGTGGAAGAACATTCTGTGATCGGCGGACTCGGAGATGCGGTTGCCTCCGCTATTATCGGAAACGGTGTTGAAAAATTCCTGAAGATTGGTATCAATGATGTTTTCGGACAAAGCGGCAAACCTGCTGACCTGCTCAGGGAATATGAGCTGACTGGTCCCCAGATTGCTGAAAAGATCCTGAAAAATCTGTAA
- the miaB gene encoding tRNA (N6-isopentenyl adenosine(37)-C2)-methylthiotransferase MiaB — protein sequence MIRTLPHRPHYYHVVTYGCQMNAHDSEKIAGMLDRMGMEPSTVREEADFVIFNTCCVRENAERRALGNVTWLKEVRKSKPDMIIAVCGCMIQEPGMAETILKQYKFVNLAFGTSNLHKLPELLYETLDSGMQHVCVEDKDVIAEGLPVRRLRQDAAYLTIMYGCDNFCSFCIVPYVRGRERSRDMKAILYEAEGLAKSGVKEIMLLGQNVNSYGKGLPDHPTFASLLRELDGIGIPRIRFMTSHPKDLSDELIEVMSSSRHILPQFHLPVQSGNDEILKKMNRHYTREQYLDRVRKLREAIPGIGLSTDIIVSFPGETDEQFEDTMSLVKEVRYDSAFTFIYSPRTGTKAARMEGLIPDEVSTDRIQRLIALQESLQQETLKRFIGQEEEILVEGLSRRSKLAVSGKGRHGISVTVDGNEADIGRILPCRITGLKNNTLMGERI from the coding sequence ATGATCCGGACACTTCCGCACAGGCCGCATTACTATCATGTTGTAACTTACGGATGCCAGATGAACGCACATGACTCCGAAAAAATCGCGGGTATGCTTGACCGGATGGGAATGGAGCCGTCCACCGTGCGGGAAGAGGCTGATTTTGTCATATTCAACACATGCTGCGTCAGGGAAAACGCAGAGAGACGTGCCCTGGGCAATGTCACATGGCTGAAGGAAGTCCGGAAAAGCAAGCCGGATATGATCATTGCTGTCTGCGGGTGTATGATCCAGGAACCTGGGATGGCTGAAACCATTCTGAAACAGTATAAATTTGTGAATCTCGCTTTCGGCACGTCAAACCTCCATAAACTGCCGGAACTGCTGTATGAAACACTGGACAGCGGTATGCAGCATGTCTGCGTGGAGGATAAGGACGTTATCGCGGAAGGCCTTCCGGTTCGCAGGCTCAGGCAGGACGCGGCGTACCTGACAATCATGTACGGCTGCGATAATTTCTGCAGTTTCTGTATTGTTCCGTATGTACGGGGCAGGGAGCGGAGCCGTGATATGAAGGCTATCCTATATGAGGCAGAGGGCCTTGCAAAGAGCGGCGTGAAAGAAATCATGCTTCTTGGACAGAATGTAAACAGTTACGGAAAAGGACTGCCGGACCATCCGACCTTCGCCTCCCTGCTCAGGGAGCTGGATGGAATCGGTATTCCGCGTATCAGGTTTATGACAAGCCATCCCAAGGATCTGAGTGATGAACTGATTGAGGTAATGAGCAGCAGCAGACACATCCTGCCGCAGTTCCATCTGCCCGTACAGAGCGGTAACGATGAAATCCTGAAAAAGATGAACCGCCACTATACACGGGAACAATACCTGGACCGGGTTCGGAAACTGAGGGAAGCGATTCCCGGTATCGGACTGAGCACAGATATTATTGTCAGTTTCCCCGGGGAAACTGATGAACAATTTGAAGATACAATGAGCCTTGTAAAGGAAGTAAGGTACGACAGCGCATTTACGTTTATATACAGTCCGCGCACCGGAACTAAGGCTGCCAGAATGGAAGGACTGATTCCGGATGAGGTGTCGACGGATAGAATACAGCGCCTTATCGCGCTGCAGGAAAGCCTTCAGCAGGAAACACTGAAACGGTTTATCGGACAGGAAGAAGAAATCCTTGTTGAGGGACTGAGCCGGAGAAGCAAACTTGCGGTTTCCGGAAAAGGAAGGCACGGAATATCAGTGACCGTTGACGGCAACGAGGCAGATATAGGCCGGATTCTTCCCTGCAGGATCACCGGACTGAAAAACAATACCCTGATGGGGGAAAGAATCTGA
- a CDS encoding YlbF family regulator, giving the protein MRTVMMKAQELAESILDSEIYQKMKQQENAVRRDPEAAKALGDMIEKRNRVENILSAADMDPNELAEASREMEEAEKRMNENEMIQSLKDCRKDFQTMMDNVNKILRLVITGETEDDTKFSGCGGNCSGCSGCR; this is encoded by the coding sequence ATGCGCACTGTTATGATGAAAGCACAGGAACTGGCTGAATCCATCCTGGACAGCGAAATATACCAGAAAATGAAACAGCAGGAAAACGCTGTCCGGCGTGATCCGGAAGCGGCGAAAGCGCTGGGTGATATGATCGAAAAAAGGAACAGGGTGGAAAACATCCTTTCCGCGGCGGATATGGATCCGAATGAACTGGCGGAAGCCAGCCGGGAAATGGAAGAAGCGGAAAAACGGATGAATGAGAATGAGATGATCCAGTCCCTGAAGGATTGCCGGAAGGATTTCCAGACCATGATGGACAATGTCAACAAAATCCTCAGGCTGGTGATCACAGGGGAAACAGAGGACGATACAAAATTTTCCGGATGCGGCGGTAACTGCTCCGGCTGCAGCGGATGCCGCTGA
- the mutL gene encoding DNA mismatch repair endonuclease MutL, with product MGKIRPLSENLIGKIAAGEVVERPAAAIKELVENSLDAGATTVTVEIREGGLSYIRVSDNGSGIDESDIRMAFERHATSKISREQDLDSIATLGFRGEALASIAAVSKVTMTTRTAGRETGLKVTNEGGKITDIKETACPQGTTITVSDLFYNVPVRKGFMKKSGQEATAVHDLMTQMLLSRPDVSFRYISNGKTEYHSPGDGQTATAMQTVYGSRAMKEMKAVDDHGNGLVIKGYVGIGENARGNRSQEFFFINGRVMHSKILNDAVETACRERVMIGKFPVCALYITIAYEAVDVNVHPNKLQVRFRDETGVYEAVMSAVLNAIRVRDAFEQPVEMVLNKGREPDRQPVYKESVKPFIIQDSIVQVSKTLPPEAAAPVPQERPVPEFREVRKTEDIRPFTPDIPEKQPASVYTAPQFSAVKESAEQINTILPDIKKPMKVFGALFNTFILVEYEDQLLMVDQHAVHERLLFDKLMQEQRSQAGQELLVPVIISVTNAEQRLLEDNRDTLESIGLVVESFGERDIAVRTIPMILGETQTQDFIREVITELENGKEPTFEKKRTALLQTACKHAVKGGEALTEDELRSLLDTMIEKKVTPTCPHGRPLVVAITHYELDKKFKRIQK from the coding sequence ATGGGAAAAATCAGACCACTGAGCGAAAACCTGATTGGCAAAATCGCTGCGGGTGAAGTTGTGGAACGACCCGCTGCAGCCATCAAGGAGCTGGTTGAAAACAGCCTGGATGCCGGCGCGACAACGGTGACTGTGGAAATCCGGGAAGGCGGATTGTCCTATATCCGCGTATCTGATAACGGCAGCGGTATTGATGAAAGCGATATCAGGATGGCGTTTGAACGCCACGCGACCAGCAAAATCAGCAGGGAACAGGATCTGGATTCCATTGCCACACTCGGTTTCCGCGGTGAAGCTTTAGCCAGTATAGCGGCTGTATCGAAGGTTACCATGACAACCCGGACGGCCGGCAGGGAAACCGGCCTTAAAGTGACAAATGAGGGCGGAAAGATAACCGATATCAAGGAAACAGCCTGCCCGCAGGGAACCACCATCACTGTTTCAGATCTGTTCTATAATGTGCCGGTCCGGAAAGGATTTATGAAGAAATCCGGCCAGGAAGCAACAGCTGTTCATGACCTGATGACACAGATGCTGCTCAGCAGGCCGGATGTCAGCTTCCGGTATATATCAAACGGGAAAACAGAATACCATTCCCCGGGAGACGGACAAACAGCCACGGCGATGCAGACGGTGTACGGAAGCCGCGCTATGAAGGAAATGAAGGCGGTGGATGATCACGGAAACGGCCTTGTGATAAAGGGATATGTCGGTATCGGAGAAAACGCGAGAGGCAACCGGAGCCAGGAGTTTTTCTTCATTAACGGCAGGGTTATGCACAGCAAAATCCTGAACGATGCGGTCGAAACAGCCTGCAGGGAACGCGTTATGATCGGTAAATTCCCTGTATGCGCCTTATATATCACGATTGCCTATGAAGCAGTGGATGTGAATGTCCATCCGAACAAACTGCAGGTTCGGTTCAGGGATGAGACAGGCGTCTATGAGGCAGTAATGAGCGCTGTTCTGAATGCGATCAGGGTAAGGGATGCCTTTGAACAACCTGTTGAAATGGTCCTGAACAAAGGAAGGGAACCCGACCGTCAGCCTGTGTATAAAGAAAGCGTTAAACCTTTTATCATTCAGGACAGCATAGTCCAGGTCAGTAAAACGCTCCCGCCGGAAGCGGCCGCGCCTGTTCCGCAGGAAAGACCGGTACCGGAATTCAGGGAAGTCAGGAAAACAGAGGATATCCGCCCCTTTACGCCTGATATTCCTGAAAAACAACCTGCTTCTGTTTATACAGCTCCGCAGTTTTCTGCCGTGAAAGAATCTGCTGAACAGATCAACACCATCCTGCCGGATATCAAAAAACCCATGAAGGTGTTCGGCGCACTGTTCAATACATTTATTCTTGTGGAATATGAGGATCAGCTGCTGATGGTGGACCAGCACGCGGTCCATGAGCGGCTTCTTTTTGACAAGCTGATGCAGGAACAGAGAAGCCAGGCAGGGCAGGAGCTGCTTGTGCCTGTTATCATCAGCGTCACCAATGCGGAACAGAGGCTGCTGGAAGATAACCGTGATACACTGGAAAGCATCGGACTTGTGGTGGAATCTTTCGGAGAACGTGACATAGCGGTCAGGACGATTCCGATGATCCTTGGCGAAACCCAGACACAGGATTTTATACGGGAAGTGATCACGGAACTGGAAAACGGAAAAGAACCGACCTTTGAGAAAAAACGGACAGCGCTGTTGCAGACTGCCTGCAAACATGCCGTTAAGGGCGGTGAGGCACTGACCGAGGATGAGCTGCGCAGCCTGCTGGACACGATGATCGAGAAAAAAGTAACGCCCACCTGTCCGCACGGACGTCCCCTGGTTGTAGCCATTACACACTATGAACTGGATAAAAAGTTTAAGAGAATACAGAAATAA